Proteins from a genomic interval of Chryseobacterium indologenes:
- a CDS encoding phosphatase PAP2 family protein: MKKIVIATGLLLNLCCYQAQDTVQSRNLQKDLALISADSTQQIKTPFFKKEWVKKSVAPAILFTAAAATWGEKENIREVRNRYLPTFKAKYDDYLQYAPAAAVYGLKLAGVKGRNNLGRATLSYVTSLAIMGILVNSIKYTAKVERPDGSKNNSFPSGHTAMAFTNASFLHKEYGMVNPGYSIAGYGSAALTGLGRNLNNRHWIPDVLAGAGIGILSTELGYFFIDKIYKNKGDNLSLLSRIQGNDYPSFLSIKLGSALATTNFLKESDLDDKKQIGFEGGLEGAYFFSKKWGIGGDISFSSFPIKPLKATLDDGEDFGDYSIITQSLGFLGAGAGPYYSHEFSDKWQLTLKATAGYSATSSGKVFIKSDNIDTPTHELEIARYKPKPAFRWNTGASLTYKFNPGLGVTLYSDYNEIKSSIRYYFSDTIESSDDLNDQLNNMTAKEKINYFTLGLRLTAYF; this comes from the coding sequence ATGAAAAAAATAGTAATAGCAACAGGCCTATTATTGAACCTATGTTGCTATCAGGCACAAGATACCGTACAATCCAGAAATCTTCAGAAAGACCTTGCTCTCATAAGCGCAGATAGTACCCAGCAGATTAAAACTCCTTTTTTCAAGAAAGAATGGGTAAAAAAATCTGTAGCCCCTGCTATTCTTTTTACTGCAGCAGCAGCGACCTGGGGAGAGAAAGAAAATATTCGGGAAGTCCGCAATCGTTACCTTCCTACTTTTAAGGCAAAATATGATGACTATCTTCAATACGCTCCTGCAGCAGCTGTTTACGGATTAAAATTAGCCGGTGTAAAAGGCCGGAATAACCTGGGAAGAGCAACGCTTTCTTATGTAACCAGTTTAGCTATCATGGGGATTTTAGTCAATTCCATCAAATACACGGCAAAAGTTGAGCGTCCTGACGGTTCTAAAAATAATTCATTTCCATCAGGTCATACCGCAATGGCGTTTACTAATGCAAGCTTTTTACACAAAGAATATGGTATGGTAAACCCTGGATACAGCATCGCAGGATACGGAAGTGCTGCCCTTACCGGACTTGGCCGTAACCTGAATAACAGGCATTGGATTCCTGATGTTCTGGCAGGTGCCGGAATCGGAATCTTATCTACGGAATTAGGCTATTTTTTTATCGATAAAATATATAAGAACAAAGGAGACAATCTAAGTCTTTTATCAAGGATACAGGGGAATGACTATCCTTCCTTCCTGTCTATTAAACTGGGATCAGCCCTTGCTACAACCAACTTCCTGAAAGAATCTGATCTGGATGATAAAAAACAGATCGGTTTTGAAGGTGGATTAGAAGGGGCATATTTCTTTTCAAAAAAATGGGGTATAGGTGGAGACATCAGTTTCAGCAGCTTCCCGATCAAACCATTAAAAGCTACTTTAGATGACGGAGAAGATTTTGGAGATTACAGCATCATTACTCAGTCATTAGGTTTTCTTGGTGCCGGCGCAGGCCCTTACTACTCTCATGAATTTTCGGATAAATGGCAGCTTACCTTAAAAGCAACTGCCGGCTATTCTGCCACCTCAAGTGGTAAAGTTTTTATAAAGAGTGATAATATAGACACTCCTACTCATGAGCTTGAAATTGCTAGATACAAACCCAAGCCTGCTTTCCGCTGGAATACCGGAGCTTCCTTAACCTATAAATTCAATCCGGGATTGGGAGTCACTTTATATTCTGATTACAATGAGATCAAATCTTCTATACGGTATTATTTCAGTGATACCATTGAGTCTAGTGATGACCTGAACGATCAGTTAAATAATATGACTGCCAAAGAGAAAATCAATTATTTCACCCTTGGATTAAGACTTACCGCTTATTTTTAA